In Methanosarcina siciliae T4/M, one genomic interval encodes:
- a CDS encoding PfkB family carbohydrate kinase, which translates to MTPVEVADTVGAGDAFSAGFLYAIFQGTEFQMQLQLPACLGLILHQNRGQ; encoded by the coding sequence ATCACACCCGTAGAAGTTGCAGATACTGTAGGGGCAGGAGATGCTTTTTCTGCCGGATTCCTTTATGCTATCTTTCAGGGTACGGAGTTTCAAATGCAGCTTCAGTTGCCAGCATGCTTGGGACTTATATTGCATCAAAACCGGGGGCAGTGA
- a CDS encoding GNAT family N-acetyltransferase, with product MYSLRKATQEDYDFIYDLKKTTMKDYVIKTWGSWDEDVQRLFFSRELKAIEHQIIVVKDKNVGTFAFSRNETSIIIDEILILPEYQSKGIGTLIFSDIIVDAQKAKKEVTLRVLKVNYIAQKFYNKLGFEKVGDTETHFLLSKKPLLKKSHP from the coding sequence ATGTATAGTTTAAGAAAAGCAACGCAGGAAGACTATGATTTTATTTATGACTTGAAAAAGACTACCATGAAAGATTATGTAATAAAAACGTGGGGTAGCTGGGATGAAGATGTTCAAAGACTTTTTTTCAGCAGGGAACTCAAAGCTATAGAACACCAAATTATCGTTGTAAAGGACAAAAATGTTGGCACTTTTGCTTTCAGTAGAAATGAAACATCCATTATTATTGATGAGATTCTAATACTGCCAGAATATCAGAGTAAAGGAATAGGAACTTTAATTTTTTCAGATATTATCGTCGATGCTCAAAAGGCAAAAAAAGAAGTAACTCTCAGGGTATTGAAAGTAAATTATATAGCTCAAAAATTCTACAACAAACTTGGGTTTGAAAAAGTCGGAGATACGGAAACCCATTTTCTTCTAAGTAAAAAGCCTCTCCTTAAAAAATCACACCCGTAG